A section of the Labrus mixtus chromosome 15, fLabMix1.1, whole genome shotgun sequence genome encodes:
- the si:dkey-151g10.3 gene encoding serine/threonine-protein kinase WNK2 isoform X4: MATDPGEPTGTGDTSEKPDGRMEEDAEREGRADQQRERTHSTPSDFPSSQTQERKLGEDGVIQGGGGGGGEASKAAEDNPDRQISFSTPSLIVDSGQKRLRREKRFFRKSVEICEQDDEVEVPPEAPHSAPHLELRSSDSVFTSSATQQGAASSCAAMGHDPSCPSSSQEPGKDASSTALIQRGKERDRELEEEAEMKAVATSPGGRFLKFDIELGRGAFKTVYKGLDTETWVEVAWCELQDRKLTKAEQQRFKEEAEMLKGLQHPNIVRFYDSWESVLRGKKCIVLVTELMTSGTLKTYLKRFKVMKPKVLRSWCRQILKGLHFLHTRTPPIVHRDLKCDNIFITGPTGSVKIGDLGLATLMRTSFAKSVIGTPEFMAPEMYEEHYDESVDVYAFGMCMLEMATSEYPYSECQNAAQIYRKVTSGIKPASFDKVNDPEIKEIIEGCIRQNKSQRLSIRDLLNHAFFGEDTGVRVELAEEDTGTQDCLALRIWVEEPKKLKGKHKDNEAIEFSYDLENDSAEEVALEMVKSGFFHESDAKVVGKSIRDRVNLIKKSRERRQQQLLQQQQQGYEERRDSTLPSYTFSHPSCVSSLGPVTAGQTGGGGGGGQEGEELPEVDQHVRQQHIFSGAALSLPAGESIGSASCESYASGQSQAYAQQGEAYAHSQITLPPTASSTGALVHPHMHPIGESGSVSSVPIGQRVSISSMSIGHSGGGPVGQTFLQPVTMVPQVSQSVPQQYYQSQTFPSDAFQTATPHSSLAPSHTYMPPVSPQVPFNVLTTSMSVGDPAGLVGSVVPLAQQTQPPVTPMQLTDIIPQAAPQQTQPVMIPQQTIVTQQQIGMDPHTSTLQQQPQQQMDAQGTLLDHQQVRATQPATDQHQHNTSAAAVQKHQHEHPQQTYVQQPFPQQHVLPTQTGMEQQALQLPQTGEQPLTYKQQPTGDTCEPNIIQSQRLQQQLQQQQTLQQQETLVPEQHQTYVQQQLDQQQQKALLQQQQATLQQHQLEQQQVLLHKQLMDQQQQVLIKQQEQHQQQQGLLQQQQSQQPCLQHQLEQHQQHLPLQQQQQSQLYQQTGIQNEPEKQQLSGHQQQQTVLQQQPQLSQQQQEQQLHQQALLRHLEQQQQQALLHQHLQQQAILQKQQLQQKAQLQQQQQEQQQVQLMQQIEQQQQALLQQQLEQQHQQQVLLQQQQAERMQHQALIQQQIQDQQQQAAIMQLQDIKNNSEKQIQEQPTDIQRTCIPQLNATQFTSTTMLTPQQVLEHQQQAAPTQQHHTSVLETQIPVGPPGTQVLQHQTQIVSQAQASMAPRTTQIPDQMCGVVQAKVFTQQGRGEAHPQDQTNVPAAQALIEAQVTPPATVIQGQTQANQTQHVPLQASYQGPVTPTQSQVAPQPSVQTQSLPPSLRQVPTPHGQGQMVDIQMIGQQSQSAVQSPATITSIQTNQETHVHQNAKLTGPMQLKGQQQNQGQPPIQMHAQVATAILAPHCVPQLAQQAGPSIQQDITRIMQPQQQQEPVLQYQRMTLSSGPAGSVGTTTDDLSSVVDPANRIGTSHLVQQTVPAFIAGQTTPHSVVQAQQQPLISTPDSSVIQPISQPSLPQCTGQYQRPLQKLSEVQQPLASPPPHAQLLSQPTQSPIQPTFSPNQAVIPLEKSQMPQQCSPASNLLNHPAAPRVPYNVAVTHSQTLPLSSHLTAGAPLSPKHQAKQILPAHTHTQTSSQAQAHSQTQTLVQAHSHTQTHTEIPFAEQPVPPNAVFTVQQMPLSPSHNSCTRTTLPSLPSHYPAATPVPELPLSPPATKATFPGQADLVPTSPPPVTTLQTLDSNAPKLPQGLLQDCDLSLLGIAQDGPYLSSTEHHSSLGSVPANGEESLQILANGKIEKLKTQRRASCQRPDKVAHQFQLSMLQVSGSGDNMVECQLETHSNKMVTFKFDIEGDAPEDIADYMVEEDFVLDVEKEKFVEQLRAIVKKAHELLQMHSQTGSTDQLHVSTPTSSTMDVVPHSSPVGRWRFFINQTIRHRDSLSGQGAATTPPTSEARILQSPRAEKAVESEGLQSLESLTGMASPPCTTLSATSPPVSTVSAPASMAPSVTAAPAPNTASSESISAPASTLEASIPVTASVGFERPVLTSASADKIPCAPSSIAIPATVNLPTFSTAPAVVSPTTNTILQDTFTTPGNNNCSTVGQCMGDAVKTAQRPCVPTLDQSRTSVNSPPTAATVTSSALSQLCLEQQQTLTQVAKLAPPQPQLQSQPRLQPALQQKLPAVQQQLQFEQQVQQIQMATPVQQQQGFQEQLQVQQEQALQPLLQQSEHQQLMQTQMPPQQQLTEVQVLPLPGHTEFLQHPVPLQQFLPPMSLQQAQQQLPQQQAAQYKQLQQHQLQQVQQQVMAPQAVVVPQQQAQIDPHQQQQLNLQQTIHLQQQQMVQQQIQQQQPLIMSAAVALQSDQIQILPMSVSQQFLQQAQLNISPLPQQHIQQQAQIPAELAQQHIQTQKQVQNFEQQQEVVKATDTPQKQQQFPMQKQSSLQMSESEVSTGETSVTEDTCSYTATCHPSSDSSLPPLQLVTTDAPLPSLSHTLTPSPAQPSSVAESDSEGPPKIDFVDNRIKTLDEKLRNLLYQEYSSGGAQAGGAASGPTAAASTSAGGDESSEQHSIHHVSFPPPASSSSDTSPHSSSSTTSSTTSRSSSTSPDPEMDGGREEASSELPNLMELGPVEQQPGPSIPSTSASSTPPTSLMPPNQEEPTRPQRPPVPGEPTILAVPPHSDTSTTGDASWPHNQHPIPLQHGQQKHNAGDGRSSSQTLREEKVAQPINPPQSHRGRFQVTPVPQSCPPKDALTGHCSTHRKVGRFSVTQAETKKEDRHTESSPVSTYVERERRRSRAKEGEREESKRTPAMPHLPRGHGHSHSPLGSSDDESEMEDEDLRKELHKLREKHIKEVVFLQAQQNRELQELYRQLRSLKDQRQSLPASLSRTPPLPAAPPVLSPRRPRPAKIKLRTRPHSHMDNNGVSHSDNSPLRKGTFTDELHKLVDNWTKETVGPSPPKPSLNQIKQIQQVQELGGWSQSTEVPSQSWFPVAPLNPHVPPTPASLPVVAPSHYTGGGSLSNPQSTGPPQQPPMAQVQPVQQSLHLHQSLPLQQMTYQQTPLRQQIQQPQIESPLQSQSQPQTHPVTQLPCTPPQTQPRLPSQMPSSPVSTAASLLPGSGTISTTDSTATAAAAAGGTFSSCTSSSTSSSSCSTAALPSSAKIHPATPTSTLPLGQK, encoded by the exons GACCGCAAACTGACCAAGGCGGAGCAACAACGCTTCAAGGAGGAGGCTGAGATGCTGAAGGGGTTACAACACCCTAACATCGTCCGCTTCTATGATTCTTGGGAGTCTGTGCTCCGCGGCAAGAAGTGCATCGTACTAGTCACTGAGCTCATGACTTCAGGAACACTTAAAAC TTACCTGAAACGCTTCAAGGTGATGAAACCCAAAGTCCTGAGGAGCTGGTGTCGTCAAATTCTGAAGGGCCTTCACTTCCTTCATACCAGGACTCCTCCGATAGTCCACCGGGACCTCAAATGTGACAACATCTTCATAACAGGCCCCACAGGCTCAGTGAAGATAGGTGACCTAGGGCTGGCAACTCTTATGAGGACCTCCTTTGCCAAGAGTGTCATAG GAACCCCAGAGTTCATGGCTCCAGAGATGTATGAAGAGCACTATGATGAGTCTGTGGACGTTTACGCATTTGGGATGTGCATGCTGGAGATGGCAACATCAGAGTACCCCTACTCAGAGTGCCAAAATGCGGCTCAGATCTATCGCAAAGTCACAAGT GGGATAAAGCCAGCCAGCTTTGATAAAGTTAATGACCCAGAGATCAAAGAGATCATCGAAGGTTGCATTCGTCAGAACAAGAGCCAGAG ACTCTCCATCCGAGACCTCCTGAACCATGCATTCTTCGGAGAGGACACAGGGGTCCGGGTGGAACTGGCAGAGGAGGACACAGGCACACAGGACTGCCTGGCTCTGCGGATTTGGGTTGAAGAGCCGAAGAAGTTGAAGGGGAAGCACAAAGACAACGAGGCTATCGAGTTCAGCTATGACCTAGAGAATGACAGTGCTGAGGAAGTGGCTCTAGAGATG GTAAAGTCAGGATTCTTTCATGAGAGTGATGCCAAGGTGGTGGGAAAATCCATCCGGGACAGAGTTAATCTGATCAAAAAGTCACGGGAGCgacggcagcagcagctcctccagcagcagcagcagggctaTGAAGAAAGAAGAGACTCCACTCTCCCCTCCTACACCTTCTCTCATCCTTCCTGTGTGTCCTCACTGGGGCCAGTGACGGCTGGACaaacaggaggtggaggaggaggagggcaggaaGGTGAGGAGCTGCCTGAAGTAGACCAGCATGTCAGGCAGCAACACATTTTCAGCGGGGCAGCACTTAGTCTTCCAG CAGGCGAGAGCATTGGGTCTGCCAGCTGTGAATCTTATGCAAGTGGACAGAGCCAGGCGTACGCTCAGCAAGGAGAAGCATATGCACACTCCCAGATAACTCTGCCCCCTACAGCATCT AGCACTGGTGCATTGGTTCATCCTCATATGCATCCAATTGGTGAGAGTGGAAGTGTCTCCAGTGTGCCTATTGGCCAGAGAGTTAGCATATCCAGCATGTCCATAGGTCACAGTGGAGGGGGACCTGTTGGTCAGACATTTCTTCAGCCTGTTACCATGGTTCCACAGGTATCTCAGAGTGTCCCACAACAATACTACCAG TCACAAACATTCCCATCAGATGCATTTCAAACAGCCACTCCCCACAGCTCATTGGCCCCATCACATACATACATGCCCCCTGTTTCCCCACAAGTTCCTTTTAATGTCCTCACTACATCCATGTCAGTGGGTGATCCCGCTGGACTAGTAGGGTCTGTTGTGCCCCTCGCTCAGCAGACCCAACCCCCTGTCACGCCCATGCAGCTCACTGACATCATTCCCCAGGCAGCACCCCAGCAAACACAGCCTGTCATGATCCCTCAGCAGACTATTGTCACACAACAACAGATAGGGATGGATCCCCATACCTCCACCCTtcagcaacaaccacaacagcaaatGGACGCCCAGGGCACACTGCTTGATCATCAACAAGTTAGGGCAACTCAGCCAGCAACAgatcaacatcaacacaacactTCAGCTGCAGCTGTCCAGAAACATCAGCATGAGCATCCGCAGCAGACCTACGTACAACAGCCGTTTCCTCAGCAGCACGTTTTACCTACACAAACAGGTATGGAGCAGCAAGCTTTGCAATTACCACAAACAGGGGAGCAACCTCTGACTTACAAACAGCAACCAACAGGGGATACTTGTGAGCCGAACATAATACAATCTCAACGACTGCAACAACAGCTTCAGCAACAGCAAACTCTGCAACAACAAGAAACCTTAGTGCCAGAGCAGCATCAGACGTATGTCCAGCAACAGCTTGATCAGCAGCAACAAAAAGCTttgcttcagcagcagcaggccacactgcagcagcatcaACTGGAACAGCAGCAAGTACTTCTACACAAGCAATTGATGGATCAACAACAGCAGGTACTTATTAAACAGCAAGAGcaacatcagcaacaacaaggtcttctacaacaacagcagtcaCAACAACCCTGTTTACAACATCAGTTAGAGCAGCATCAACAACACCTTCCTttacagcaacagcagcagagccAGTTATATCAACAAACTGGAATACAAAATGAACCAGAGAAGCAACAGCTAAGTGGGCACCAGCAGCAACAAACTGTTCTGCAGCAGCAACCCCAGCTGAGTCAACagcaacaagaacaacaactaCATCAGCAAGCCCTACTTCGACATTtagaacaacaacagcaacaagcACTATTACATCAACATTTGCAACAGCAAGCTATTTTACAAAAGCAGCAGCTACAACAGAAAGCTCAGctacagcaacagcaacaagaGCAGCAACAGGTGCAACTCATGCAGCAGatagaacagcagcagcaagctCTTTTGCAGCAACAATTAGAACAACAGCATCAGCAACAAGTActcttacaacaacaacaagcagagaGAATGCAGCATCAGGCTCTGATACAGCAACAGATTCAAGATCAGCAGCAACAAGCTGCAATCATGCAACTTCAGGATATTAAAAATAACAGTGAGAAGCAGATACAGGAGCAACCAACTGATATACAGCGCACTTGTATCCCACAGCTAAATGCCACTCAGTTTACTTCTACTACCATGCTCACACCGCAGCAGGTGCTGGAGCACCAACAGCAAGCAGCACCCACCCAGCAGCATCACACTTCTGTTCTGGAAACTCAAATCCCAGTTGGACCTCCAGGTACTCAGGTGCTCCAGCACCAAACTCAAATTGTCTCACAAGCCCAGGCCTCCATGGCCCCTCGGACTACGCAGATCCCTGACCAGATGTGTGGTGTTGTTCAAGCTAAAGTCTTTACCCAGCAGGGACGAGGTGAGGCTCATCCCCAGGACCAGACCAATGTTCCAGCAGCTCAGGCTTTGATTGAGGCCCAAGTAACTCCTCCAGCAACAGTGATCCAGGGACAGACACAGGCCAACCAGACCCAGCATGTTCCTTTACAGGCAAGTTATCAAGGACCTGTAACTCCCACACAGAGCCAAGTAGCTCCTCAACCATCAGTCCAGACTCAGTCTCTACCCCCATCACTAAGGCAGGTCCCAACACCACATGGTCAAGGCCAAATGGTGGACATTCAAATGATTGGCCAACAAAGCCAATCTGCTGTCCAGTCTCCAGCTACAATAACCTCTATTCAGACCAATCAAGAGACTCATGTTCATCAAAATGCTAAATTGACAGGGCCGATGCAGCTCAAGGgccaacaacaaaatcaaggcCAGCCCCCAATCCAGATGCATGCTCAGGTTGCCACTGCCATTTTAGCTCCTCATTGTGTTCCTCAGCTTGCCCAACAAGCCGGCCCATCTATACAACAGGATATAACTCGTATCATGCAGCCACAGCAGCAACAGGAGCCAGTACTGCAGTATCAGAGGATGACCCTGTCTTCTGGCCCAGCTGGAAGTGTTGGAACAACAACAGATGATCTTAGTTCTGTAGTTGACCCTGCAAACCGTATTGGCACTTCCCATCTTGTGCAGCAGACTGTACCCGCCTTTATTGCAGGTCAAACAACACCACATTCAGTTGTTCAggctcagcagcagcctctAATAAGCACTCCTGACTCTTCAGTCATACAGCCTATTTCCCAACCTTCTTTGCCTCAGTGTACTGGGCAATACCAGAGACCGCTACAGAAGCTTTCTGAAGTACAGCAACCACTCGCTTCACCTCCTCCACATGCTCAGTTGCTGTCACAGCCAACACAAAGTCCAATCCAACCAACATTTTCTCCTAATCAGGCTGTAATACCGTTGGAGAAGAGTCAGATGCCCCAACAGTGTTCACCTGCCTCAAATCTGCTGAATCATCCTGCTGCACCAAGAGTCCCTTATAATGTGGCTGTGACTCATTCACAGACTCTGCCCCTCAGTAGTCATCTTACGGCAGGTGCCCCTCTGTCTCCAAAACACCAAGCCAAGCAGATCCTgccagcccacacacacacacaaacaagcagtcAGGCCCAAGCACACTCCCAAACACAGACACTCGTTCAGGCTCATTCTCACACTCAGACGCACACTGAGATACCCTTTGCAGAACAGCCAGTTCCACCCAATGCTGTCTTTACTGTGCAACAGATGCCTCTTAGCCCTTCTCATAACTCATGTACGCGAACAACCCTACCATCCCTACCATCCCACTATCCTGCTGCTACCCCTGTGCCAGAGCTGCCTTTATCTCCTCCAGCAACCAAGGCAACCTTTCCAGGGCAGGCAGACCTTGTACCCACCTCCCCTCCACCTGTCACTACTCTACAAACGCTTGATTCTAATGCCCCCAAACTTCCCCAAGGCTTGCTGCAAGACTGTGACCTTTCCCTGCTGGGCATTGCTCAG GATGGTCCATACTTATCAAGTACAGAACATCATTCTTCTTTGGG GTCTGTTCCTGCTAATGGCGAAGAATCTCTTCAGATCTTGGCCAATGGGAAGATAGAGAAATTGAAGACTCAAAGAAGAGCTTCCTGTCAAAGACCTGATAAAGTTGCACATCAGTTCCAACTGAGCATGCTTCAG GTGTCCGGCAGTGGGGACAACATGGTGGAATGCCAGTTAGAGACCCATAGCAACAAGATGGTGACATTTAAATTTGACATCGAAGGGGATGCACCTGAGGACATAGCAGATTACATG GTGGAGGAAGACTTTGTTCTTGATGTAGAGAAAGAGAAATTTGTGGAACAGCTTAGGGCCATTGTCAAGAAAGCTCATGAACTCCTCCAAATGCATTCCCAG ACTGGATCAACTGACCAGCTGCATGTGAGCACTCCAACTAGCTCAACAA TGGATGTAGTCCCCCACTCCTCCCCAGTGGGACGCTGGCGCTTCTTTATCAACCAGACCATCAGACATAGAGACTCTCTATCTGGCCAGGGAGCAGCCACAACACCACCCACTTCAGAGGCAAGGATACTTCAATCTCCGAGAGCAGAGAAAG CTGTAGAAAGTGAAGGATTGCAAAGCCTGGAGTCTTTGACAGGAATGGCCTCTCCCCCTTGCACCACTCTTTCAGCCACCTCCCCTCCAGTCTCAACTGTCTCAGCCCCTGCTTCCATGGCCCCCTCAGTTACCGCTGCCCCTGCTCCTAACACTGCTTCTTCCGAAAGCATCTCTGCACCAGCATCCACACTTGAAGCATCTATCCCTGTCACTGCTTCAGTTGGTTTTGAAAGGCCAGTTCTCACCTCAGCCTCTGCTGACAAAATTCCATGTGCTCCCTCATCCATAGCAATACCTGCTACTGTTAACCTTCCCACCTTTTCCACTGCTCCTGCTGTTGTATCTCCTACAACCAACACCATTCTGCAAGATACTTTCACTACACCGGGTAACAACAATTGCTCCACTGTTGGTCAGTGTATGGGGGATGCAGTGAAAACTGCTCAAAGGCCATGTGTGCCTACACTGGACCAGTCTAGGACCTCTGTTAATTCCCCTCCTACTGCTGCTACGGTGACCTCCTCTGCGCTGAGCCAACTTTGTTTGGAGCAACAGCAGACTCTCACCCAGGTAGCCAAACTGGCcccaccacaaccacagctacaATCACAACCACGGCTACAGCCTGCATTACAGCAGAAGCTACCAGCAGTGCAACAGCAACTGCAATTTGAGCAACAGGTACAGCAGATACAAATGGCAACACCAGTGCAACAACAGCAAGGGTTCCAAGAACAACTTCAGGTGCAACAGGAACAAGCACTGCAACCGTTGCTCCAGCAGTCAGAGCATCAGCAACTAATGCAGACACAAATGCCACCTCAACAACAGCTGACTGAGGTGCAGGTGCTGCCTTTGCCAGGTCATACAGAGTTCTTACAACATCCTGTGCCTCTACAGCAGTTTCTGCCACCAATGTCTCTACAGCAGGCCCAACAACAGCTCCCTCAACAGCAAGCAGCTCAGTATAAACAGCTGCAACAGCATCAATTACAGCAGGTGCAACAGCAGGTTATGGCACCACAAGCTGTTGTGGTGCCACAACAGCAGGCCCAAATTGATCCCCATCAGCAGCAACAGTTAAACCTACAACAGACAATACATTTACAGCAACAGCAAATGGTACAACAGCAAATACAGCAGCAACAGCCGCTGATTATGAGTGCTGCTGTGGCTTTACAGTCAGATCAAATCCAAATTCTGCCCATGTCAGTTAGTCAACAGTTTCTTCAACAGGCACAGCTTAATATTAGCCCTTTACCACAACAGCATATTCAACAACAAGCTCAAATTCCTGCTGAGCTGGCACAacaacacatacagacacagaaacaggtgCAAAACTTTGAGCAGCAACAAGAGGTGGTTAAAGCCACTGACACACCtcagaaacagcagcagtttCCAATGCAAAAGCAGTCATCTTTACAGATGTCAGAGTCAGAAGTGTCCACAGGAGAGACGAGTGTCACTGAAGACACGTGCAGCTACACTGCCACCTGTCATCCTTCTTCTGACTCTTCTCTGCCGCCTCTCCAACTGGTCACCACTGACGCCCCGTTAccgtctctctcccacacattGACACCCTCCCCTGCCCAGCCTTCCTCTGTGGCTGAGTCAGACAGTGAAGGACCCCCCAAAATTGATTTTGTAGACAACCGTATAAAAACTCTGGATGAAAAGCTAAGGAACTTGTTGTATCAGGAGTACAGCAGCGGGGGAGCACAGGCAGGGGGAGCTGCCTCAGGGCCTACAGCAGCTGCCTCCACATCAGCAGGAGGAGACGAGTCATCTGAGCAACATTCCATTCACCACGTGTCTTTTCCTCcacctgcctcctcctcctcagataCCTCCCCTCACTCCTCATCCTCCACTACCTCCTCCACCACTTCCCgttcttcctccacctcccctgACCCGGAGATGGATGGGGGAAGAGAGGAGGCTTCCTCAGAATTGCCCAACTTAATGGAGCTTGGTCCGGTCGAGCAGCAGCCTGGCCCCTCTATCCCCTCCACCTCTGCCTCGTCCACCCCTCCTACCTCTCTTATGCCCCCAAACCAGGAGGAGCCTACTAGGCCACAACGCCCGCCCGTACCAGGAGAACCAACCATTCTT GCTGTACCCCCACACTCTGACACCAGTACCACCGGAGACGCATCGTGGCCCCACAATCAGCACCCGATACCCCTCCAGCATGGACAGCAGAAGCACAATGCAGGAG ATGGACGCTCCAGCAGTCAGACACTAAGAGAGGAGAAAGTGGCACAACCCATTAATCCACCTCAGTCACATAGAGGAAGGTTTCAG GTGACTCCTGTGCCCCAGTCCTGTCCTCCGAAGGATGCTCTCACGGGCCATTGTAGCACCCACAGGAAAGTGGGACGCTTCTCTGTAACCCAGGCTGAGACTAAGAAAGAGGACAGGCACACTGAGAGCTCCCCAGTGTCTACTTAtgtggagagggagaggaggagatctcGGGctaaggagggagagagagaagaaagtaaGAGAACCCCAGCGATGCCTCACCTGCCTCGAGGTCATGGGCACAGCCACTCACCCCTTGGCAGCAGTGATGATGAGAGTGAGATGGAGGATGAAGACCTGAGAAAAGAACTACACAAGCTCAGAGAGAA gCACATCAAAGAAGTGGTTTTCCTCCAGGCTCAGCAGAACAGGGAACTGCAGGAGCTGTACAGACAGCTTCGTTCTCTCAAAGACCAAAGGCAGAGTCTGCCTGCCTCCTTGTCACGAACCCCCCCTCTTCCTGCAGcacctcctgtcctctctcctcgtAGGCCCAGGCCGGCTAAAATCAAGCTCCGGACTCGTCCTCACTCTCACATGGATAACAATGGAGTTTCACACTCTG ATAATAGCCCATTAAGAAAAGGCACGTTCACTGATGAACTGCACAAACTTGTTGATAATTGGACAAAGGAGACAGTGGGCCCTTCCCCACCCAAGCCTTCACTCAATCAAATTAAGCAGATTCAGCAAGTGCAGGAGTTGGGAGGCTGGAGCCAGTCAACCGAG gTTCCTTCACAAAGTTGGTTTCCTGTAGCACCACTGAACCCCCATGTACCCCCGACCCCTGCCAGCTTGCCTGTGGTAGCCCCTTCTCATTACACAGGTGGAGGGAGCCTGTCCAACCCGCAGTCCACCGGACCACCACAACAACCACCCATGGCTCAAGTGCAACCGGTGCAGCAAAGTTTACACCTCCATCAGTCCCTCCCCCTCCAGCAGATGACTTATCAGCAGACCCCACTTCGCCAGCAGATACAGCAGCCTCAGATTGAGAGTCCCCTACAGTCTCAGTCACAACCACAGACTCATCCTGTCACCCAGCTGCCCTGCACGCCCCCTCAAACCCAACCACGGCTGCCTTCCCAAATGCCCTCATCTCCAGTGTCCACAGCTGCGTCTCTCCTGCCTGGCAGTGGCACCATATCAACTACTGATAgcactgctactgctgctgctgctgctggggggACATTTAGCTCCTGTACCTCatcttccacctcttcctcctcatgcTCTACTGCTGCTCTACCTTCCAGTGCCAAAATTCACCCAGCAACCCCAACCTCTACTCTTCCTCTGGGACAGAAATGA